The Quadrisphaera sp. DSM 44207 genome window below encodes:
- a CDS encoding SelB C-terminal domain-containing protein, whose protein sequence is MHVVATAGHVDHGKSTLVRALTGMEPDRYEEERRRGLTIDLGFAWTALPGAAPGEDAEVAFVDVPGHERFVATTLAGVGPVPAVLFVVAADGGWMPQSSEHLDALAALGVSSGLLVVTRCDLADPAAATAAAREHLAGTPLAGVPDVAVSATTGAGVDELRAALLGLVRSLPAPDPAAPVRLWVDRAFTVRGAGTVVTGTLPAGTLRTGDALALPGGRTAVVRGLHQLGRPVGSASAVSRVAVNLRGVPAGSLGRGNALTTPGTAVEAEEVDVLLRRTGRSGPGPSGLGPTGPGPSGLGPGSRAGEVPRLPEQLVLHVGSAAVPVRVRELGPDSARLRLHTPLPLRLGDTGLLRDPGAHRVVAGTTVLDPAPPPLRRRGAARERAAALAGLDGTPDAAGELERRGTVRAGDLVAMGMAPDDAAELVRRAGAAGSGVVTDGEWLLSPAAAARLRTRLQGELAAHERDRPLEPGLPVEAARRRLDLPAASLVPALVAGLAGVAVREGRVVRADRPSGPSLPGPVQASVDAVLADLARAPYAAPEAHRLRELGLGARELGAAVRAGALARVADGVYLSPAAVADAAAPLRALPQPFTLSEARQAWGTSRRVAVPLLELLDARGATRRLPDARREVAS, encoded by the coding sequence GTGCACGTCGTCGCCACCGCCGGCCACGTCGACCACGGCAAGTCCACGCTGGTGCGGGCGCTGACCGGCATGGAGCCGGACCGCTACGAGGAGGAGCGCCGCCGCGGCCTGACCATCGACCTCGGGTTCGCGTGGACGGCGCTGCCCGGGGCCGCCCCGGGCGAGGACGCCGAGGTCGCCTTCGTCGACGTGCCCGGCCACGAGCGCTTCGTGGCCACCACGCTCGCCGGCGTCGGCCCGGTGCCCGCGGTGCTGTTCGTCGTCGCCGCGGACGGCGGGTGGATGCCGCAGTCCAGCGAGCACCTGGACGCCCTGGCCGCCCTCGGGGTCTCCTCCGGCCTGCTCGTGGTCACCCGCTGCGACCTCGCCGACCCCGCTGCGGCGACCGCCGCGGCGCGCGAGCACCTGGCCGGTACGCCGCTGGCCGGGGTGCCCGACGTGGCGGTCAGCGCCACCACGGGCGCGGGCGTGGACGAGCTGCGCGCGGCGCTGCTGGGCCTGGTGCGCTCGCTGCCGGCCCCCGACCCCGCGGCGCCCGTGCGGCTGTGGGTGGACCGCGCGTTCACCGTGCGCGGCGCGGGCACCGTGGTCACGGGCACGCTGCCGGCCGGGACGCTGCGCACCGGGGACGCCCTGGCCCTGCCGGGCGGGCGCACCGCCGTCGTGCGCGGACTGCACCAGCTCGGCCGCCCGGTCGGGTCGGCGTCCGCGGTCTCGCGCGTGGCGGTCAACCTGCGCGGGGTGCCCGCCGGGTCGCTGGGCCGCGGGAACGCCCTGACCACCCCGGGCACCGCGGTGGAGGCGGAGGAGGTCGACGTCCTCCTGCGGCGCACGGGCCGGTCGGGCCCGGGTCCGTCGGGCCTAGGCCCGACCGGCCCGGGTCCGTCGGGCCTGGGCCCGGGGAGCCGGGCCGGTGAGGTGCCGCGGCTGCCCGAGCAGCTGGTGCTGCACGTCGGCTCCGCCGCCGTGCCCGTGCGGGTGCGCGAGCTCGGCCCGGACAGCGCCCGGCTGCGGCTGCACACCCCGCTGCCGCTGCGCCTGGGCGACACGGGCCTGCTGCGCGACCCCGGCGCGCACCGCGTGGTGGCCGGGACCACGGTGCTGGACCCGGCGCCGCCGCCGCTGCGCCGGCGCGGTGCGGCGCGCGAGCGGGCGGCCGCGCTGGCCGGCCTGGACGGCACCCCGGACGCGGCCGGTGAGCTGGAGCGGCGCGGCACGGTGCGCGCGGGCGACCTGGTCGCGATGGGCATGGCCCCCGACGACGCCGCCGAGCTGGTGCGGCGCGCCGGCGCCGCGGGCTCCGGCGTCGTCACGGACGGCGAGTGGCTGCTCTCCCCCGCCGCGGCCGCGCGGCTGCGCACCCGCCTGCAGGGCGAGCTCGCGGCGCACGAGCGCGACCGCCCCCTCGAGCCGGGCCTGCCGGTGGAGGCGGCGCGCCGGCGCCTGGACCTGCCGGCCGCGAGCCTGGTGCCCGCCCTCGTCGCCGGCCTGGCGGGCGTGGCGGTGCGCGAGGGGCGCGTGGTGCGGGCGGACCGGCCGAGCGGGCCGAGCCTGCCGGGGCCGGTGCAGGCCTCCGTCGACGCCGTGCTCGCCGACCTGGCGCGCGCGCCCTACGCCGCCCCGGAGGCGCACCGGCTGCGCGAGCTCGGCCTGGGCGCGCGCGAGCTCGGCGCCGCGGTGCGCGCCGGCGCCCTGGCCCGGGTCGCCGACGGCGTGTACCTCTCCCCCGCCGCCGTCGCGGACGCCGCCGCGCCGCTGCGCGCCCTGCCGCAGCCGTTCACCCTCAGCGAGGCCCGCCAGGCGTGGGGCACGAGCCGGCGCGTGGCGGTGCCGCTGCTGGAGCTGCTCGACGCCCGCGGCGCCACGCGCCGGCTGCCGGACGCCCGCCGCGAGGTCGCCAGCTGA
- the selA gene encoding L-seryl-tRNA(Sec) selenium transferase, with the protein MTNPVDQRRAVPRTDAVLADPRLADPLARLGRSLVKDAVAAAQQGVRTGAVDPGAVVDAVLAALPARASSLQPVLNATGVLLHTNLGRAPLSAAAVDAVVAASGTTDVELDLATGRRARRGREVLAALAAAVPAAEAVHVVNNGAAALVLAATALAAGRDVVVSRGEMVEIGDGFRLHELVTSTGARLREVGTTNRTSARDYARALDADGDRPVGMVLKVHPSNFLVTGFTAAATAGELAPLCRERDVPLVVDTGSGLLAPHPLLPDEPDAGSALAAGADLVTASGDKLLGGPQAGLLLGRADVVERLRRHPLARALRVDKLTLAALEATLRGPRPPALEALAAPAGAVRARAEALARELAARGLDARAVDSTATVGGGGAPGVPLTSAAVSLPGALAARLRAGRPPVLARVEKDRCLLDLRSVPPAQDAALRGAVLAAG; encoded by the coding sequence GTGACCAACCCCGTCGACCAGCGCCGGGCGGTGCCGCGCACCGACGCCGTGCTCGCGGACCCCCGGCTGGCCGACCCGCTCGCGCGCCTCGGGCGCAGCCTCGTCAAGGACGCCGTCGCGGCCGCGCAGCAGGGCGTGCGCACCGGCGCCGTCGACCCCGGCGCCGTGGTCGACGCCGTCCTCGCCGCCCTGCCGGCGCGGGCGTCGAGCCTGCAGCCGGTGCTCAACGCCACCGGCGTGCTGCTGCACACCAACCTCGGGCGCGCGCCGCTGTCCGCGGCCGCGGTGGACGCCGTGGTCGCGGCGTCCGGCACCACCGACGTGGAGCTGGACCTGGCCACGGGGCGGCGCGCCCGGCGCGGGCGGGAGGTGCTCGCCGCCCTGGCGGCGGCCGTGCCGGCGGCGGAGGCCGTGCACGTGGTCAACAACGGCGCCGCCGCGCTCGTGCTGGCCGCCACGGCCCTGGCCGCCGGCCGCGACGTCGTCGTCTCGCGCGGGGAGATGGTCGAGATCGGAGACGGCTTCCGCCTGCACGAGCTGGTCACCTCCACCGGCGCCCGGCTGCGCGAGGTCGGCACCACCAACCGCACCAGCGCCCGCGACTACGCCCGCGCCCTCGACGCGGACGGGGACCGGCCCGTCGGCATGGTGCTCAAGGTGCACCCGTCGAACTTCCTCGTCACCGGCTTCACCGCCGCCGCGACGGCGGGCGAGCTCGCGCCGCTGTGCCGCGAGCGGGACGTGCCGCTCGTGGTCGACACCGGATCGGGCCTGCTCGCCCCGCACCCGCTGCTGCCCGACGAGCCGGACGCCGGCAGCGCCCTGGCCGCCGGCGCCGACCTCGTGACCGCCAGCGGCGACAAGCTGCTGGGCGGCCCGCAGGCGGGGCTGCTGCTCGGCCGCGCCGACGTCGTCGAGCGCCTGCGCCGCCACCCCCTGGCCCGGGCGCTGCGCGTGGACAAGCTGACCCTGGCGGCCCTGGAGGCCACGCTGCGCGGCCCCCGGCCGCCCGCGCTCGAGGCGCTGGCCGCTCCCGCGGGCGCCGTGCGGGCCCGAGCGGAGGCGCTGGCGCGCGAGCTGGCCGCGCGGGGCCTCGACGCGCGCGCCGTGGACAGCACCGCCACCGTGGGCGGCGGCGGCGCCCCGGGCGTGCCGCTGACCAGCGCCGCGGTGAGCCTGCCGGGCGCGCTGGCGGCGCGGCTGCGGGCCGGGCGGCCGCCCGTGCTCGCGCGGGTGGAGAAGGACCGCTGCCTGCTGGACCTGCGCTCGGTGCCGCCGGCCCAGGACGCCGCCCTGCGCGGCGCGGTCCTGGCGGCCGGCTGA
- a CDS encoding GPP34 family phosphoprotein — MLVVEELALLLVDAGSGAPVTTAATTGPLLAAGVLRELELAGRVRVEPARARGGSRVALLDPAPAGSAVLDRALAAVAERAPCPASRLLTPLGPLARGLAQRVLADLVAAGALAEERSRLLGVLPVVRHRVLEPAVLDAVRARMAAALTRPPGPDARAAALVALLAAAGALVRVHDPGALGTTRRELLAAGRAAIAADPVAAALADVVRGAGATAGSGSGGGG, encoded by the coding sequence GTGCTCGTCGTCGAGGAGCTGGCGCTGCTGCTGGTGGACGCGGGCTCCGGCGCGCCGGTCACCACAGCGGCCACCACGGGCCCGCTGCTGGCGGCAGGGGTGCTGCGCGAGCTGGAGCTGGCCGGGCGCGTGCGCGTCGAGCCCGCAAGGGCGCGGGGCGGCTCCCGCGTCGCGCTGCTCGACCCCGCCCCCGCCGGGTCCGCCGTGCTCGACCGCGCGCTGGCCGCCGTCGCCGAGCGCGCGCCCTGCCCGGCCTCCCGGCTGCTCACGCCGCTCGGCCCGCTCGCGCGCGGGCTGGCGCAGCGGGTGCTCGCGGACCTGGTCGCCGCGGGAGCGCTCGCCGAGGAGCGGTCGCGGCTGCTGGGTGTGCTGCCCGTCGTGCGCCACCGCGTGCTCGAGCCCGCCGTCCTCGACGCCGTGCGCGCGCGGATGGCCGCGGCGCTGACCCGGCCGCCGGGCCCCGACGCGCGCGCCGCGGCCCTGGTGGCCCTGCTCGCCGCCGCCGGCGCGCTGGTGCGCGTGCACGACCCGGGCGCGCTCGGCACGACGCGCCGCGAGCTGCTCGCCGCCGGGCGCGCGGCGATCGCCGCGGACCCCGTCGCCGCCGCCCTCGCCGACGTCGTGCGCGGCGCCGGCGCCACCGCCGGCAGCGGCAGCGGTGGTGGCGGCTGA
- the selD gene encoding selenide, water dikinase SelD has translation MSAAPDVLRLTGYAHGGGCACKIPPGELESVVAGLLGPAVAPAVPGAQLLVGLEDGDDAAVVRVEGGRAVVATADFFTPVVDDPYDWGRIAAANALSDVYATGAEPLVALNLLCWPRGVLPMEVAGRVLEGGLAVAREAGCVVAGGHSVDDPEPKYGMAVTGLADPDALLRNDAGRAGVPLSLTKPLGIGVLNSRHKATGEVFAQAVAAMTTLNRDASRAALAAGARCATDVTGFGLLGHLYKLARASGVSAVVDAAAVPYLDGARRALADGYVSGGTRRNLDWVRPHTSSSLPEEELLLLADAQTSGGLLVAGEVPGAPVVGELVPRQDAVLLVR, from the coding sequence GTGAGCGCTGCTCCCGACGTCCTGCGGCTGACTGGCTACGCCCACGGCGGGGGGTGCGCCTGCAAGATCCCGCCCGGGGAGCTGGAGTCCGTCGTCGCCGGGCTCCTCGGGCCCGCGGTCGCCCCGGCCGTGCCGGGCGCGCAGCTGCTCGTCGGCCTGGAGGACGGCGACGACGCCGCGGTGGTGCGCGTCGAGGGCGGCCGCGCCGTCGTCGCGACGGCGGACTTCTTCACCCCCGTCGTGGACGACCCGTACGACTGGGGCCGGATCGCGGCGGCCAACGCCCTCTCCGACGTCTACGCCACGGGCGCCGAGCCGCTGGTGGCGCTGAACCTGCTCTGCTGGCCGCGCGGGGTGCTGCCGATGGAGGTCGCCGGCCGGGTGCTGGAGGGCGGCCTGGCCGTCGCGCGCGAGGCCGGCTGCGTCGTGGCGGGCGGTCACAGCGTCGACGACCCCGAGCCGAAGTACGGCATGGCCGTCACGGGCCTGGCCGACCCGGACGCGCTGCTGCGCAACGACGCCGGACGCGCCGGGGTGCCGCTGAGCCTGACCAAGCCGCTGGGCATCGGCGTCCTGAACTCCCGGCACAAGGCCACCGGCGAGGTGTTCGCGCAGGCCGTGGCGGCCATGACGACGCTGAACCGGGACGCCTCGCGCGCCGCGCTCGCCGCCGGGGCGCGGTGCGCGACCGACGTCACCGGCTTCGGGCTGCTCGGCCACCTGTACAAGCTCGCCCGCGCCTCGGGCGTCAGCGCCGTGGTGGACGCCGCCGCGGTGCCCTACCTGGACGGCGCGCGCCGGGCGCTCGCGGACGGCTACGTCTCCGGGGGCACCCGCCGCAACCTGGACTGGGTGCGCCCCCACACCTCCTCGTCGCTGCCGGAGGAGGAGCTGCTGCTGCTCGCCGACGCGCAGACCTCCGGAGGGCTGCTCGTGGCCGGGGAGGTGCCCGGGGCGCCGGTGGTCGGCGAGCTGGTGCCGCGCCAGGACGCCGTCCTGCTCGTGCGCTGA
- the nrfD gene encoding NrfD/PsrC family molybdoenzyme membrane anchor subunit — MPQNEPDLPEVPSGRAGGGSQAVAEGLPFERHSEQGTGRRGGRRRRSAETLMVPEADFTSYYGRQVIHTPAWKVPDVPAYLYLGGLAGASSVLAALADATGRPSLRRAGRLAASGGSVASVVFLIHDLGRPTRFLNMLRVFKVTSPLSVGSWILSPFSTFAGVAAVAELPQLALPVVEKVAGPRLAGLAGVVLPWAGSASGVGAALFGPPLATYTAVLLADTAVPSWHEAYPELPFVFAGSGMAAAGGVGMIAAPTAEAGPARRLAALGAGLELAASTRMERRLGLLAEPYEHGRAGRLLKLARAALATGAVGALVGGRSRAVSAVAGALLNTGAALTRFGVYDAGVVSAKDPKYTIIPQRQRLDARRRAQEEGRDPASADDIGAGTGKGAHTGFAGTETAAGSGTGTEGQA; from the coding sequence ATGCCGCAGAACGAGCCGGACCTGCCCGAGGTCCCCTCCGGGCGGGCGGGCGGGGGCTCGCAGGCCGTCGCCGAGGGGCTGCCCTTCGAGCGCCACAGCGAGCAGGGCACCGGGCGGCGCGGGGGCAGGAGGCGCCGCAGCGCCGAGACCCTGATGGTCCCCGAGGCGGACTTCACGTCCTACTACGGGCGCCAGGTCATCCACACCCCGGCGTGGAAGGTCCCCGACGTGCCCGCCTACCTGTACCTGGGCGGGCTGGCGGGCGCCTCCTCGGTGCTCGCGGCCCTCGCCGACGCGACGGGGCGGCCGTCGCTGCGCCGCGCGGGGCGCCTGGCGGCGTCGGGCGGGTCGGTGGCCTCCGTGGTCTTCCTCATCCACGACCTGGGGCGCCCCACGCGCTTCCTCAACATGCTGCGGGTGTTCAAGGTGACCTCGCCGCTGAGCGTCGGCTCCTGGATCCTCTCCCCGTTCTCGACCTTCGCGGGCGTGGCCGCCGTCGCCGAGCTGCCGCAGCTGGCGCTGCCGGTGGTCGAGAAGGTCGCCGGGCCCCGCCTGGCGGGCCTCGCGGGCGTGGTGCTGCCCTGGGCCGGGAGCGCCAGCGGCGTCGGCGCCGCGCTCTTCGGGCCGCCGCTGGCCACCTACACCGCGGTGCTGCTCGCCGACACCGCCGTGCCGTCCTGGCACGAGGCCTACCCGGAGCTGCCGTTCGTCTTCGCCGGCTCCGGGATGGCCGCCGCCGGTGGCGTGGGCATGATCGCCGCCCCGACGGCCGAGGCGGGCCCGGCGCGCCGCCTGGCCGCGCTCGGCGCCGGGCTGGAGCTGGCGGCGAGCACCCGGATGGAGCGGCGCCTGGGCCTGCTCGCGGAGCCCTACGAGCACGGCCGCGCCGGCCGGCTGCTGAAGCTGGCGCGGGCCGCGCTGGCCACCGGCGCGGTCGGCGCGCTGGTCGGCGGGCGCAGCCGGGCGGTCTCCGCCGTCGCCGGCGCGCTGCTGAACACCGGGGCGGCGCTGACCCGCTTCGGCGTCTACGACGCCGGCGTGGTCTCGGCGAAGGACCCCAAGTACACGATCATCCCCCAGCGGCAGCGCCTGGACGCCCGGCGCCGCGCGCAGGAGGAGGGCCGCGACCCCGCGAGCGCCGACGACATCGGCGCCGGCACGGGCAAGGGCGCGCACACCGGCTTCGCCGGCACGGAGACCGCTGCCGGCTCCGGCACGGGCACCGAAGGCCAGGCGTAG
- a CDS encoding 4Fe-4S dicluster domain-containing protein, with amino-acid sequence MGFFTDTSVCIGCKACEVACKEWNQVPATGDLDMTGWSYDNSAMLGGSTWRHVAFVEQTVPRKPVSLGMPGVRPDDGPFDASTAVELIDGPPVSAPPGEESAQGPSGSVEGVRWLMSSDVCKHCTNAACLDVCPTGALFRTEFGTVVVQDDVCNGCGYCVAACPFGVIGKRESDGQAHKCTLCYDRLGADLEPACAKACPTDSIQFGPLDELRERADARLAQLVEAGEPKAQLYGRDPDDGVGGDGAFFLLLDDPEVYGLPPDPVVTTRDLPSMWKHAGAAALTMVATVALSFATAGRRR; translated from the coding sequence ATGGGGTTCTTCACCGACACCAGCGTCTGCATCGGGTGCAAGGCGTGCGAGGTCGCGTGCAAGGAGTGGAACCAGGTGCCGGCCACCGGCGACCTGGACATGACCGGGTGGTCCTACGACAACTCCGCGATGCTCGGCGGCTCCACCTGGCGCCACGTGGCGTTCGTGGAGCAGACCGTGCCCCGCAAGCCGGTCTCGCTCGGCATGCCGGGCGTGCGCCCCGACGACGGCCCCTTCGACGCCAGCACGGCCGTGGAGCTGATCGACGGGCCGCCGGTGTCCGCGCCGCCGGGCGAGGAGTCCGCCCAGGGGCCGTCGGGGTCGGTCGAGGGCGTGCGCTGGCTGATGTCCTCGGACGTGTGCAAGCACTGCACCAACGCCGCGTGCCTGGACGTGTGCCCCACCGGCGCGCTGTTCCGCACCGAGTTCGGCACCGTCGTCGTCCAGGACGACGTGTGCAACGGGTGCGGGTACTGCGTGGCCGCGTGCCCCTTCGGCGTCATCGGCAAGCGGGAGTCCGACGGCCAGGCCCACAAGTGCACGCTGTGCTACGACCGGCTGGGCGCCGACCTGGAGCCGGCGTGCGCGAAGGCGTGCCCCACGGACTCCATCCAGTTCGGGCCGCTGGACGAGCTGCGCGAGCGCGCCGACGCCCGCCTGGCGCAGCTGGTCGAGGCCGGGGAGCCGAAGGCGCAGCTGTACGGGCGCGACCCCGACGACGGCGTGGGCGGCGACGGGGCCTTCTTCCTCCTCCTCGACGACCCGGAGGTGTACGGCCTGCCGCCGGACCCGGTGGTCACCACGCGGGACCTGCCGTCGATGTGGAAGCACGCCGGCGCCGCGGCGCTGACGATGGTCGCCACCGTGGCCCTCTCCTTCGCCACGGCCGGACGGCGCCGGTGA
- the fdh gene encoding formate dehydrogenase — MGERVTGLWPVLRQLTGPDRTGRGAAVRSARTDRISARVTSADRVVDSVCPFCAVGCAQKVFVKDEQVIQIEGNPDSPVNRGRLCPKGSASKSLVTSPTRVTTVRYRRPGGTEWEDLDLDTAMDMIADRVIAARRTGWKDVDEQGRVLRRTHGFASLGGAALDNEENYLMKKLFTALGAIQVENQARIUHSSTVPGLGTSFGRGGATSFQQDLVNADCILIEGSNFAEAHPVGFQWVMEAKLRGAKIIHVDPRFTRTSAVADQHVAIRAGSDIAFLGGLINHVLTNEADFREYVLAYTNASAIISEDFRDTEDLDGLFSGYDATTDSYDAATWQYAGDEASSRDHAEDSAGHGDEHRPESGPEHSAASQGQAYGSGGASIAGKARHRDETLQHPRCVYQILKRHFSRYTPQMVEEVCGVPQDQFLEVARTLVENSGRERTTSLAYAVGWTQHTTGTQYIRAAAILMTLLGNVGRPGGGIMAMRGHASIQGSSDIPTLFNLLPGYLPMPHVEKHPDLASYTGPDGGRTGFWGNMPAYTVSLLKAWWGDAATSENDFCFDYIPKISGDHGTYRTVMDQIEGIVKGYFLFGQNPAVASANARMQRHGLANLDWLVVRDLQMIESATFWQNGPEIETGEMRTEDIATEVFFMPAASHVEKAGTFTQTQRMLQWRDKALDAPGDATSDLWFTFHLGRIIREKLAASTDERDRPILDLTWDYPLDHEGDPDPQAVLREINGTGPDGRAVPDYIALRADGSTTSGCWIYAGVYKDEVNQARRRKSRHEQDLTANEWGWAWPMNRRVLYNRASADPQGRPWSERKKLIWWDEDAGRWVGNDVPDFEVTKRPDYVPPEGAKGPDALAGDDPFIMQADGKAWLFAPSGLSDGPLPVHYEAAESVTGNRMHPDQVYNPARRTFPGPGNRGNPTGSEVFPYVFTTFRLTEHHTAGGMSRTLPYLSELQPEMTIEVSAELARERGLEHLGWATLVTARSAIEARVMVTPRLRPLRLGDRVVHQIGVPWHWGPNGLSKGDAANELVEIALDPNSHIQDKVGTCDVQPGRRPRGPELLEFLADYRRRAGLPADTDAPSPDGGHP; from the coding sequence GTGGGCGAGCGGGTGACGGGGCTGTGGCCCGTGCTGCGCCAGCTCACCGGCCCGGACCGGACCGGCCGCGGGGCCGCCGTCCGGTCCGCGCGCACGGACCGGATCAGCGCCCGCGTGACCTCGGCCGACCGCGTGGTGGACTCGGTGTGCCCGTTCTGCGCCGTCGGGTGCGCGCAGAAGGTCTTCGTCAAGGACGAGCAGGTCATCCAGATCGAGGGCAACCCCGACTCCCCGGTCAACCGGGGCCGGCTGTGCCCCAAGGGCAGCGCCAGCAAGTCGCTGGTGACCTCCCCCACCCGCGTGACGACGGTGCGCTACCGGCGCCCGGGGGGCACCGAGTGGGAGGACCTCGACCTCGACACCGCGATGGACATGATCGCCGACCGGGTGATCGCCGCGCGGCGCACGGGCTGGAAGGACGTCGACGAGCAGGGCCGGGTCCTGCGGCGCACCCACGGCTTCGCGAGCCTGGGCGGCGCGGCGCTGGACAACGAAGAGAACTACCTGATGAAGAAGCTGTTCACGGCCCTGGGCGCGATCCAGGTCGAGAACCAGGCCCGGATATGACACTCCTCCACCGTCCCCGGTCTGGGGACCTCGTTCGGTCGTGGCGGTGCCACCAGCTTCCAGCAGGACCTCGTCAACGCTGACTGCATCCTGATCGAGGGGTCGAACTTCGCCGAGGCCCACCCCGTGGGCTTCCAGTGGGTGATGGAGGCCAAGCTCCGCGGCGCGAAGATCATCCACGTCGACCCCCGCTTCACGCGGACGTCGGCGGTGGCGGACCAGCACGTGGCGATCCGGGCCGGCTCCGACATCGCCTTCCTCGGCGGCCTGATCAACCACGTCCTCACCAACGAAGCCGACTTCCGCGAGTACGTGCTCGCGTACACCAACGCCTCGGCGATCATCTCCGAGGACTTCCGCGACACCGAGGACCTCGACGGCCTGTTCTCCGGCTACGACGCGACCACGGACTCCTACGACGCGGCCACCTGGCAGTACGCCGGCGACGAGGCGTCCTCGCGGGACCACGCCGAGGACAGCGCCGGCCACGGCGACGAGCACCGCCCCGAGAGCGGCCCGGAGCACAGCGCCGCCAGCCAGGGCCAGGCCTACGGCAGCGGCGGCGCGAGCATCGCCGGCAAGGCCCGTCACCGGGACGAGACGCTGCAGCACCCCCGCTGCGTCTACCAGATCCTCAAGCGCCACTTCTCCCGCTACACCCCCCAGATGGTGGAGGAGGTCTGCGGCGTCCCCCAGGACCAGTTCCTGGAGGTCGCGCGCACCCTGGTGGAGAACAGCGGGCGGGAGCGGACCACATCGCTGGCGTACGCGGTGGGCTGGACCCAGCACACCACCGGCACGCAGTACATCCGCGCCGCGGCGATCCTCATGACCCTGCTGGGCAACGTCGGTCGCCCCGGCGGCGGGATCATGGCGATGCGCGGGCACGCGAGCATCCAGGGCTCCTCCGACATCCCGACGCTGTTCAACCTGCTGCCCGGCTACCTGCCGATGCCGCACGTGGAGAAGCACCCGGACCTGGCCTCCTACACCGGCCCGGACGGCGGTCGCACCGGCTTCTGGGGCAACATGCCCGCCTACACCGTCAGCCTGCTCAAGGCCTGGTGGGGCGACGCCGCGACGTCGGAGAACGACTTCTGCTTCGACTACATCCCCAAGATCAGCGGTGACCACGGCACCTACCGCACCGTGATGGACCAGATCGAGGGGATCGTCAAGGGGTACTTCCTCTTCGGGCAGAACCCGGCGGTGGCCTCGGCCAACGCGCGCATGCAGCGCCACGGCCTGGCGAACCTCGACTGGCTGGTCGTGCGCGACCTGCAGATGATCGAGTCGGCCACGTTCTGGCAGAACGGGCCGGAGATCGAGACCGGCGAGATGCGCACCGAGGACATCGCCACCGAGGTGTTCTTCATGCCGGCCGCCTCGCACGTGGAGAAGGCGGGCACCTTCACCCAGACCCAGCGGATGCTGCAGTGGCGCGACAAGGCCTTGGACGCACCGGGCGACGCCACCTCCGACCTGTGGTTCACCTTCCACCTGGGCCGGATCATCCGGGAGAAGCTCGCCGCCTCCACCGACGAGCGCGACCGCCCGATCCTGGACCTGACCTGGGACTACCCCCTCGACCACGAGGGCGACCCCGACCCCCAGGCGGTGCTGCGCGAGATCAACGGCACCGGCCCGGACGGGCGCGCGGTGCCCGACTACATCGCGCTGCGCGCGGACGGGTCCACCACGTCCGGGTGCTGGATCTACGCCGGGGTCTACAAGGACGAGGTCAACCAGGCGCGCCGGCGCAAGTCCCGCCACGAGCAGGACCTGACCGCCAACGAGTGGGGCTGGGCCTGGCCGATGAACCGCCGGGTGCTCTACAACCGCGCCTCGGCCGACCCGCAGGGCCGTCCGTGGAGCGAGCGCAAGAAGCTCATCTGGTGGGACGAGGACGCCGGGCGGTGGGTCGGGAACGACGTGCCGGACTTCGAGGTGACCAAGCGGCCGGACTACGTGCCGCCGGAGGGCGCGAAGGGCCCCGATGCGCTGGCCGGTGACGACCCGTTCATCATGCAGGCCGACGGCAAGGCGTGGCTGTTCGCGCCCTCGGGCCTCTCCGACGGCCCGCTGCCGGTGCACTACGAGGCCGCGGAGTCCGTGACGGGCAACCGGATGCACCCGGACCAGGTGTACAACCCGGCCCGGCGCACCTTCCCGGGCCCGGGCAACCGGGGGAACCCGACGGGCAGCGAGGTGTTCCCGTACGTCTTCACCACCTTCCGGCTCACCGAGCACCACACCGCCGGGGGGATGAGCCGCACGCTGCCCTACCTGTCCGAGCTGCAGCCGGAGATGACCATCGAGGTCTCCGCGGAGCTGGCGCGGGAGCGGGGGCTGGAGCACCTGGGGTGGGCCACGCTCGTCACGGCGCGCTCGGCGATCGAGGCGCGGGTCATGGTGACCCCGCGGCTGCGGCCGCTGCGCCTCGGCGACCGGGTGGTGCACCAGATCGGCGTGCCGTGGCACTGGGGCCCGAACGGGCTGTCCAAGGGCGACGCGGCCAACGAGCTGGTCGAGATCGCCCTGGACCCCAACTCCCACATCCAGGACAAGGTGGGCACGTGCGACGTCCAGCCCGGACGGCGCCCTCGCGGCCCGGAGCTGCTGGAGTTCCTGGCCGACTACCGCCGTCGCGCCGGCCTGCCGGCCGACACCGACGCCCCCAGTCCTGACGGAGGACACCCGTGA